GCTGAGCCGGCAAAACTGCTCCGCCCTTCTGCCACCAGCTCGACAATGCCCAGATTGTCGAGGGTTGCTGCCGTAATTTGCGGTTCAACCCGCTCAACCGGTAGAGTCAGCGTGCGGGTTACCGGTGAAGGCTGCATCAGCACATCGGCAATAGCAGTCACCGCGTCAGCCTGACGCAACCGCCGCCCCGGCTGTCCCTCGGCGACGATCCGCACCCGACCGTCACTGAAGCGCAGGCGCGGTTCGGCGGTACCGGTATCAATCATCTGCGCCAGCCCTTCCACGGCACGGGCAAGACGATCTGGATCAACTTCTATTGTTAGTCGACCATCAACCGGTGTTACCCGCAGCAGTTCTGCCAGACGTTCAGGCGTCCAGACGATTGTCTGGTCTTCGACCTTCAACTCAAGCGCACTCCGCAGCAATTGGTCGGCAATCTGCTGGGCAACCACCAGATCGGTATCGTCAATCTGTGGCACGATCTGACGAGTGCGGATCGGCACCGTTTGTGGTTGAAGCGCACGGATAGCCAGCAGCACATCATTTGCCGTCGCGTCAACCAAAAGCTGCGTACCCGGTTGACTGGGCTGACCAACCACGCGGGCATCGGCCAGACTGAGGACAGCATCAGCCGGCAATCGCTCGATCTGTGGCGCCAGACCCAGCAGATAGCGTTGGGTTTGCGCGAGATCGACGGTCAGACGAGGCGTTATATCAATTCCTTCTTGCCAGAGCAACCACAACTCATAGGCCCGGGTCAGCGGATCACCGCTCCGCCCAAGCGCAAAGGCACTATTCACCAGCCGTTCCACATCAAAGGCGACCCCCAACTCAGCGAGTGTCGGTTGCCACTGCTGATCACGAAAGGTAAGTGTCACCGGCTGTTGTTCGAAGGAACGATAGCGCCGCCGCAACTCGATAATCAAATCGGTGCGCGTATAACCACCAATTGACTCGCCATTGAGCGAAACGCCAGGCAAAATCGTTTCAGGATACACTATATCCACGGCGTACAGCGCACCGGTGGGAATTGCGACAAGCAGG
This genomic window from Chloroflexus aurantiacus J-10-fl contains:
- a CDS encoding VanW family protein, with protein sequence MPNNRYYQEYGPIYRRRAGQRPPLADDELPPDEPRRPRVRRPVRHRRRVPVWLWLVVGLVLLVAIPTGALYAVDIVYPETILPGVSLNGESIGGYTRTDLIIELRRRYRSFEQQPVTLTFRDQQWQPTLAELGVAFDVERLVNSAFALGRSGDPLTRAYELWLLWQEGIDITPRLTVDLAQTQRYLLGLAPQIERLPADAVLSLADARVVGQPSQPGTQLLVDATANDVLLAIRALQPQTVPIRTRQIVPQIDDTDLVVAQQIADQLLRSALELKVEDQTIVWTPERLAELLRVTPVDGRLTIEVDPDRLARAVEGLAQMIDTGTAEPRLRFSDGRVRIVAEGQPGRRLRQADAVTAIADVLMQPSPVTRTLTLPVERVEPQITAATLDNLGIVELVAEGRSSFAGSAPYRITNIRAGAARMNGVLIAPGEEFSFNRQLGEVNAENGFVEGYAIIGNRTQLEWGGGVCQVSTTVFRAAFWAGLPITERHAHSFYISWYDRFGLGPNGDGQGLDAAIFTGVQDLKFINDTGRWLLMQTSIDEQAQVLVVQLYGTRPEREVRIEGPIIANEVRAPTEPVYIDDPSLPRGTIRQTDVARSGRDISIYRIVTEADGEVRRELFFTRFRPWPNIFVRGSG